One Devosia lacusdianchii genomic window carries:
- a CDS encoding class I SAM-dependent methyltransferase, with translation MVEAAGLAAARDTAIDIGSGALNDARFLLDAGFSEVTAVDGAPIAQATADTLPADRFTYAISRFEDHAFPVGAYDLVSAQYALPFIPPDHFDRVFAAILASLRPQGILVGQFFGDRDEWVGLPGMTFHSAAAAQALLAPLNVLAFREEDDPNSQTLRGGTKHWHLFDFIARRE, from the coding sequence TTGGTTGAGGCCGCCGGTCTTGCAGCTGCACGCGACACGGCCATCGATATCGGCTCAGGTGCCCTGAACGACGCCCGCTTTCTTCTCGATGCCGGCTTCTCTGAGGTTACCGCTGTGGACGGCGCACCAATCGCGCAGGCCACCGCCGATACGTTGCCCGCCGATCGTTTTACCTACGCTATCTCTCGCTTTGAAGATCACGCCTTCCCGGTGGGTGCCTATGACTTGGTCAGCGCGCAATATGCCCTACCCTTCATCCCGCCCGATCATTTTGACCGGGTGTTCGCCGCCATTCTCGCCTCGTTGAGACCGCAGGGCATCCTTGTGGGACAGTTCTTCGGCGATCGCGACGAATGGGTGGGCCTGCCGGGCATGACATTTCACTCGGCCGCCGCCGCCCAGGCCCTGCTCGCTCCGCTTAATGTTCTGGCCTTTCGGGAAGAAGACGACCCCAATAGCCAAACCCTGCGCGGCGGCACCAAGCACTGGCACCTGTTTGACTTCATCGCCCGCCGTGAATGA
- a CDS encoding alpha/beta hydrolase, producing the protein MNAVVDPNGPDLVNIPTNPIPEGARAGFFKTSDNVQLRYALWPKSEGAHRGTICLVQGRTEFIEKYFETIADFRRRGFSVATFDWRGQGGSDRLIGNKKLGYVDKFEDYWTDLRSFHGEILLPDCPPPFYLVGHSMGGLASLHAGANDRLMFDRIFLSAPMVALDRQPLSMAGMAKVAEALSFVGLGRMPIARKADKPASETTFPGNPLTSDLIRYMRMVDVVKARPGLEIAAPTVRWVAAAMEAMAEANRDSFPARMRTPLLMLAAARDEVVSAAAIERLGLRMRTGRHVVIAGARHELFMENDMIRGQVFAAFDAFITEQST; encoded by the coding sequence ATGAACGCCGTTGTCGACCCGAATGGACCTGATCTGGTCAATATTCCGACCAACCCCATTCCCGAGGGCGCGCGCGCCGGCTTCTTCAAGACCAGCGACAATGTGCAGTTGCGCTATGCGCTGTGGCCGAAATCGGAGGGAGCGCATCGCGGGACGATCTGTCTCGTGCAGGGGCGTACCGAATTCATCGAGAAGTATTTCGAGACGATTGCCGATTTCCGCCGGCGGGGGTTTTCTGTCGCGACCTTCGACTGGCGTGGGCAGGGTGGGTCGGACCGGCTGATCGGCAACAAGAAGCTCGGCTATGTCGACAAGTTCGAGGATTACTGGACTGACCTGAGGAGCTTTCACGGCGAAATCCTGCTGCCCGATTGCCCGCCGCCCTTCTATCTGGTGGGCCATTCGATGGGCGGGCTGGCCTCGCTCCATGCAGGGGCCAATGACCGGCTGATGTTCGACCGCATCTTCCTGTCGGCGCCGATGGTAGCGCTCGATCGTCAGCCGCTGAGCATGGCCGGCATGGCCAAGGTCGCCGAAGCGCTGAGTTTTGTCGGACTGGGGCGGATGCCCATCGCCCGCAAGGCGGACAAGCCGGCGTCCGAGACGACATTCCCGGGTAACCCGCTGACGTCCGACCTGATCCGCTATATGCGCATGGTCGACGTGGTGAAGGCGCGGCCGGGGCTGGAGATCGCGGCACCCACAGTACGCTGGGTGGCCGCGGCGATGGAGGCCATGGCCGAAGCCAATCGCGACAGTTTTCCCGCCCGGATGCGGACGCCGCTGTTGATGCTGGCGGCGGCGCGGGACGAGGTTGTATCGGCTGCGGCGATCGAGCGGCTGGGATTGCGGATGCGCACCGGGCGGCATGTAGTGATCGCAGGCGCGCGGCATGAACTGTTCATGGAAAACGACATGATCCGTGGACAGGTATTCGCGGCGTTCGACGCGTTTATTACCGAACAGAGCACGTAG
- a CDS encoding metallophosphoesterase, producing MTLKFVVMSDLHVMPQGELSMTLDTGARLEQAVAAVVARYGDADFCVLAGDLADLGQPSAYERLKAIIAHLPIPVHITLGNHDDRAAFLSVFGDGFIAETGKVDKVIDIKGYRIILLDSSEPGRVDGVLEAGQIEWLRARLAEATDRPVIVILHHNANALHIESDSIRILEPDAFINALKTHPDIRQVIAGHVHLTSTAIWRGLPFTTLSGGHYSCTVDQPNVPMRRLAGPGQMAFVLGTEDSTTVLFDDYIDGNEEIFVEGDAA from the coding sequence ATGACGCTGAAATTCGTGGTGATGAGCGATCTGCATGTGATGCCGCAAGGCGAGCTGTCGATGACGCTCGATACCGGCGCCCGGCTGGAGCAGGCCGTCGCCGCCGTAGTCGCGCGCTATGGCGATGCCGACTTCTGCGTGCTGGCCGGCGACCTCGCCGATCTGGGCCAGCCCTCGGCCTATGAGCGGCTCAAGGCCATCATCGCCCACCTGCCGATTCCGGTGCACATCACCCTGGGCAATCACGACGACCGCGCCGCGTTCCTGTCCGTTTTCGGCGACGGCTTCATCGCCGAGACCGGCAAGGTGGATAAGGTCATCGACATCAAGGGCTACCGCATCATCCTGCTCGATTCCTCCGAGCCCGGTCGCGTCGATGGCGTGCTCGAAGCCGGCCAGATCGAGTGGCTGCGCGCCAGGCTGGCGGAGGCCACGGACCGTCCGGTCATCGTCATCCTGCACCACAATGCCAATGCACTGCATATCGAGTCGGATTCGATCCGCATCCTCGAGCCGGATGCGTTCATCAATGCCCTCAAGACCCACCCCGATATCCGCCAGGTCATCGCTGGCCACGTGCACCTGACCTCGACCGCCATCTGGCGCGGCCTGCCCTTCACCACCCTGTCAGGCGGCCACTATTCGTGCACCGTGGACCAGCCCAACGTCCCCATGCGCCGCCTCGCCGGCCCCGGCCAGATGGCCTTCGTGCTCGGCACCGAGGACAGCACCACCGTGCTGTTCGACGATTACATCGACGGCAACGAAGAGATTTTCGTCGAAGGTGATGCCGCGTAG
- the msrB gene encoding peptide-methionine (R)-S-oxide reductase MsrB — MDTHAFKVNRTDAEWRAKLTPEQYQVMRGHGTERPGSCALLYEKRSGTFSCAGCDSPLFESKLKFESGTGWPSFNDPVAGSVETTTDKSYGMVRTEVHCATCGSHLGHVFPDGPPPTGLRYCINGVALNFTPAA, encoded by the coding sequence ATGGACACCCATGCCTTCAAGGTGAACCGCACCGATGCCGAGTGGCGGGCCAAGCTGACGCCGGAGCAGTATCAGGTGATGCGTGGTCACGGGACCGAACGGCCCGGATCGTGCGCGCTGCTGTATGAGAAGCGCTCCGGCACCTTCAGCTGTGCAGGTTGCGACAGCCCGCTATTCGAGTCCAAACTCAAGTTCGAGAGCGGCACCGGCTGGCCGAGCTTCAACGATCCGGTGGCCGGCTCGGTCGAGACGACCACCGACAAGAGTTACGGTATGGTGCGCACCGAAGTGCACTGCGCCACCTGCGGCAGCCATCTGGGCCACGTGTTTCCCGACGGTCCGCCGCCGACCGGCCTGCGCTACTGCATCAATGGCGTGGCGCTGAACTTTACGCCTGCGGCGTGA
- a CDS encoding inositol monophosphatase family protein codes for MTIDLAKIEATLLAAADAAATRTLPLFRTALAIDNKYQVGFDPVTEADRGAETAIRAVIAEAFPDHAIIGEEWGSSGDSPYTWIIDPVDGTRAFISGAPVWGTLIGFAEDGVAIAGLMSQPFIGETFLAIPGRSTYRRGGTTIIPNRTSGQTELAPSRVFTTTPNLFKGEHWAKWEAVESATRLQRFGMDCYGYALLAAGHADLVIEPFLNTYDIAALVPIIREAGGAIACWDGSEPTPGGDVVAAATPELLEKALALVNAN; via the coding sequence ATGACCATCGATCTCGCCAAAATCGAAGCCACCCTGCTGGCTGCCGCCGATGCCGCCGCGACACGGACCCTGCCGCTGTTCCGCACCGCCCTGGCGATCGACAACAAATACCAGGTCGGGTTCGATCCCGTGACCGAGGCCGATCGTGGTGCTGAGACCGCCATCCGCGCCGTCATCGCCGAAGCCTTCCCAGATCACGCCATCATCGGCGAGGAATGGGGCTCGAGCGGCGACAGCCCCTATACCTGGATCATCGACCCGGTCGACGGCACCCGCGCCTTCATCTCCGGAGCACCGGTCTGGGGCACGCTGATCGGCTTCGCCGAGGACGGCGTCGCCATTGCCGGCCTCATGAGCCAGCCCTTCATCGGCGAGACCTTCCTCGCCATCCCCGGCCGCTCCACCTATCGCCGCGGCGGCACCACTATTATCCCCAACCGCACGAGCGGCCAGACCGAGCTGGCGCCTTCCCGCGTCTTCACCACTACGCCGAACCTGTTCAAGGGGGAGCACTGGGCCAAGTGGGAAGCCGTGGAATCGGCCACCCGGCTGCAGCGCTTTGGCATGGATTGCTACGGCTATGCCCTGCTCGCGGCAGGCCATGCCGACCTCGTCATCGAGCCGTTCCTCAACACTTACGACATCGCTGCGCTGGTCCCGATCATCCGCGAAGCCGGCGGCGCCATCGCCTGCTGGGACGGCAGCGAACCCACGCCGGGCGGCGACGTCGTCGCCGCCGCGACCCCGGAACTACTGGAAAAGGCGCTGGCGCTGGTCAACGCGAACTAG
- the cpdR gene encoding cell cycle two-component system response regulator CpdR — translation MKRILLAEDDNDMRQFLTRALKNAGYEVVSFDNGLSAYERLREEPFSLLLSDIVMPEMDGIELARRATELDPDLKVMFITGFAAVALNPDSDAPKDASVLSKPFHLKDLVNEVERLLAA, via the coding sequence ATGAAGCGAATTCTGCTCGCTGAAGACGATAACGACATGCGCCAGTTCCTGACGCGCGCACTCAAGAACGCCGGCTATGAAGTGGTGTCGTTCGACAACGGGCTGTCGGCCTATGAACGCCTGCGCGAGGAACCCTTCTCGCTGCTGCTCTCCGATATCGTGATGCCCGAAATGGACGGCATCGAGCTGGCGCGCCGCGCCACCGAACTCGATCCCGATCTCAAGGTCATGTTCATCACCGGCTTTGCCGCGGTGGCGCTCAACCCCGACAGCGACGCCCCTAAGGATGCATCGGTGCTGAGCAAGCCGTTCCACCTCAAGGATCTGGTCAACGAAGTCGAGCGGCTGCTGGCAGCGTAG
- a CDS encoding pyridoxamine 5'-phosphate oxidase family protein: MSIITSVEQLEALYTPAPVAASTVKVAHRMTPQYRRLIEASPFAALATVGPEGIDCSPRGDQPGFVRIHDDETLMMPDRRGNNRIDSLRNIVRDPRVAFLFLLPGSGTTFRANGRAHLSIDPDLLNSFEVEGKPPRSVIVMKIDELYFQCARAIVRSELWNPARHLDPKTLPTPGEILAAMTENQVGGEAYDKAWPERAKQTMW; encoded by the coding sequence ATGTCCATCATCACCTCCGTGGAGCAGCTTGAAGCGCTCTACACCCCCGCCCCCGTTGCCGCCTCGACCGTCAAGGTCGCCCACCGCATGACGCCGCAGTACCGGCGCCTCATCGAGGCCAGCCCGTTTGCGGCCCTGGCGACGGTTGGCCCCGAGGGCATCGATTGCTCACCGCGCGGCGATCAGCCGGGCTTCGTCCGCATCCATGACGACGAAACGCTGATGATGCCCGACCGGCGCGGCAATAACCGCATCGATTCGCTGCGCAACATCGTGCGCGACCCACGCGTCGCCTTCCTCTTCCTCCTGCCCGGCAGCGGCACCACCTTCCGCGCTAATGGCCGCGCCCACCTCAGCATCGATCCAGACTTGCTCAACAGTTTCGAAGTCGAGGGCAAGCCGCCGCGCTCGGTCATCGTTATGAAGATCGACGAGCTGTATTTCCAATGCGCCCGCGCCATCGTCCGCTCGGAGCTCTGGAACCCCGCGCGCCATCTCGATCCCAAGACCCTCCCCACTCCCGGCGAAATTCTTGCCGCGATGACCGAAAACCAGGTCGGCGGCGAGGCCTACGACAAGGCCTGGCCCGAACGGGCGAAACAGACGATGTGGTGA
- a CDS encoding N-formylglutamate amidohydrolase, whose translation MRSDYWDQPAFETIRPRRLVAPVVFNSAHSGRVYPERFLGMTRLDHLSIRQSEDAWVDELFGRAPHLGAPMLRAHFPRAYLDVNREPWELDPAMFVEPLSDRFNTTSPRVAAGLGTLARVVAENKPIYRERLTLDDARMRIEGIYHPYHAALQKLLSEAITAFGVALLIDCHSMPRISRSGEMAAPDIVLGDRYGTTCAPGLVDLVETIFTGAGLKVARNRPYAGGFATRTYGRPQHGVHALQIEISRHLYMNEVTLAKNHSFDAVKGLIERLIFALIGLDLVALAGSQPIPEKLAAE comes from the coding sequence GTGCGGTCCGACTATTGGGATCAGCCAGCATTTGAAACCATCCGGCCGCGCCGGTTGGTCGCCCCGGTTGTGTTCAACTCTGCCCATTCCGGTCGCGTCTATCCGGAGCGTTTCCTCGGCATGACCCGGCTCGACCATCTGTCGATCCGCCAATCCGAAGACGCCTGGGTCGATGAATTGTTCGGCCGCGCGCCTCATCTCGGCGCACCCATGCTCCGGGCCCACTTCCCCCGCGCCTATCTCGACGTGAACAGAGAGCCCTGGGAGCTCGACCCGGCCATGTTCGTCGAGCCGCTGTCCGACCGATTCAACACCACCTCGCCGCGCGTGGCGGCGGGCCTCGGCACGCTGGCGCGCGTCGTCGCCGAGAACAAGCCCATCTATCGCGAACGCCTGACCCTCGACGATGCCCGCATGCGCATCGAGGGCATCTACCACCCTTACCACGCCGCTCTGCAAAAGCTGCTGAGCGAAGCCATCACCGCTTTCGGTGTCGCCTTGCTGATCGATTGTCACTCCATGCCGCGCATCAGCCGTTCCGGCGAGATGGCCGCACCCGATATCGTGCTCGGCGACCGCTATGGTACTACCTGCGCCCCGGGCCTGGTCGATCTGGTCGAAACCATCTTCACCGGCGCTGGCCTCAAGGTCGCCCGCAACCGGCCCTATGCCGGCGGCTTTGCCACGCGCACCTACGGTCGCCCGCAGCATGGCGTGCATGCGCTCCAGATCGAGATCAGCCGGCACCTCTATATGAACGAAGTCACGCTCGCCAAAAATCACAGCTTCGACGCCGTCAAAGGCCTGATCGAACGCCTGATCTTCGCCCTGATCGGACTCGACCTCGTCGCCCTCGCCGGCAGCCAGCCCATCCCGGAGAAGCTGGCGGCGGAGTAG
- a CDS encoding Hsp20 family protein, translating to MQTIDFSPFYRSTVGFDRVFNRLDNLVGQEAKTYPPYNIERTGEDAYRISIAVAGFANGDIAIETKENSLVVKGAKPADTAEKAREFLHRGIAERAFELRFQLADYVEVHGATLENGLLHLELKRELPESKKPRSIQINGGTQPTIEDKSVN from the coding sequence ATGCAGACCATCGATTTTTCCCCCTTCTATCGCTCCACCGTCGGCTTTGACCGCGTCTTCAACCGCCTCGACAACCTTGTTGGGCAGGAAGCCAAGACCTATCCTCCCTACAATATCGAGCGCACCGGCGAAGACGCCTACCGCATCTCGATCGCCGTTGCCGGCTTCGCCAATGGCGACATTGCCATCGAGACCAAGGAAAACAGCCTGGTCGTGAAGGGCGCCAAGCCTGCCGATACCGCTGAGAAAGCCCGTGAATTCCTCCATCGCGGCATTGCCGAGCGCGCCTTCGAACTGCGCTTCCAGCTTGCCGACTATGTCGAGGTCCACGGCGCCACTCTCGAGAACGGCCTGCTGCATCTGGAACTGAAGCGCGAGCTGCCCGAAAGCAAGAAGCCGCGTTCGATCCAGATCAATGGCGGCACCCAGCCCACGATCGAGGACAAGTCGGTTAACTAG
- the otnI gene encoding 2-oxo-tetronate isomerase produces the protein MKFSANLSMLYPEHGFLDRFGAAAADGFRGVEFVSPYDYPLEIIADRLEQHELELVLFNSPAGDWAAGERGIACHPGREEEFAEGIETAVRYAQALGCARVHVMAGIVPDGVDHDDAEWALVGNLRHAAAALERHGIMALLEPINQVDMPGFAVSTTDHAERVMAKVGHANLRLQCDFYHMEIVQGRLLQNFERLLPDIGHVQIADVPGRHEPGTGRIDYAAVFAGIERLGYDGWIGAEYRPTAGTSEGLGWMRR, from the coding sequence GTGAAGTTTTCGGCAAATCTCTCCATGCTCTACCCAGAGCATGGATTTCTCGACCGGTTTGGCGCCGCGGCGGCCGATGGCTTCCGCGGCGTCGAGTTTGTTTCGCCCTATGACTATCCGCTAGAGATCATTGCCGACCGACTGGAGCAGCATGAGCTCGAGTTGGTGTTGTTCAATTCGCCGGCCGGCGACTGGGCGGCCGGCGAGCGCGGGATTGCCTGCCATCCGGGGCGGGAGGAGGAGTTCGCCGAAGGGATCGAGACGGCGGTTCGCTACGCGCAGGCGCTGGGCTGTGCGCGTGTGCATGTGATGGCTGGCATCGTGCCTGATGGTGTCGATCACGACGATGCAGAATGGGCACTGGTGGGCAATCTGCGCCATGCAGCCGCGGCGTTGGAGCGGCATGGGATCATGGCGCTGCTGGAGCCGATCAACCAGGTGGATATGCCGGGCTTTGCCGTGTCGACGACCGATCACGCCGAGCGGGTGATGGCGAAGGTGGGGCATGCCAATCTGCGGTTGCAGTGTGATTTCTACCATATGGAGATAGTGCAGGGCCGGCTGCTGCAGAATTTCGAGCGGCTGTTGCCCGACATTGGGCACGTGCAGATCGCCGATGTGCCGGGGCGGCATGAGCCGGGGACAGGGCGGATCGACTATGCAGCGGTTTTCGCCGGGATCGAGCGGCTGGGGTATGACGGTTGGATCGGCGCCGAGTATCGGCCGACCGCCGGGACCAGCGAAGGGCTGGGGTGGATGCGGCGCTAG